A stretch of the Nitratireductor thuwali genome encodes the following:
- a CDS encoding serine hydrolase, whose amino-acid sequence MRFIFGVAVALAIILFPPSALADEATSARSLLERMFKTGEAEPEWFAQDFLAQVPAERVSEIVSALREQHGPFQSVEGQGQNYTVTLERAEVPTRIVLDAEGRIAGLLFQPVAAGTISEQVEAIADLPGQTAVLVVSNGAERAAHNAGEPLAVGSAAKLAILKALAGAYEEGSLGPQTVVSLDPEWKSLPSGILQDWPDGSPLTVATLAKLMISISDNTATDALIRLVGRQAVEAEAARNVPFLTTRELFILKGAGNAELRDAWAEASAEGRRDILEQIASSPLPEELATEPTVDIE is encoded by the coding sequence ATGCGCTTCATCTTCGGCGTGGCCGTCGCCCTGGCAATCATCCTGTTCCCGCCGTCGGCCTTGGCAGACGAGGCCACGAGCGCCCGGTCGCTACTGGAGCGCATGTTCAAGACGGGCGAAGCGGAGCCCGAATGGTTCGCGCAGGATTTTCTGGCGCAGGTGCCAGCGGAGCGTGTGAGCGAGATCGTATCTGCGCTGCGGGAGCAGCACGGGCCGTTTCAGTCGGTGGAGGGCCAGGGGCAGAACTATACGGTGACGCTCGAACGGGCAGAGGTGCCCACCCGGATCGTGCTCGACGCGGAGGGCCGCATCGCCGGCCTGCTGTTCCAGCCGGTGGCGGCGGGGACGATTTCGGAGCAGGTCGAAGCGATTGCCGATCTGCCGGGGCAAACAGCGGTGCTCGTCGTCAGCAACGGCGCTGAGCGGGCTGCTCACAATGCCGGCGAACCGCTTGCAGTGGGGTCGGCCGCCAAGCTCGCCATCCTGAAGGCGCTCGCCGGGGCCTATGAGGAGGGTTCGCTCGGCCCGCAAACGGTCGTATCGCTCGACCCAGAGTGGAAGTCGCTGCCCTCCGGCATCCTTCAGGACTGGCCGGACGGGTCGCCGCTCACTGTCGCCACGCTCGCCAAACTGATGATCTCGATCAGCGACAATACGGCGACCGACGCGCTCATTCGGCTCGTGGGCCGGCAGGCGGTCGAGGCCGAGGCGGCGCGGAATGTGCCCTTCCTCACGACGCGGGAGCTCTTCATCCTCAAGGGCGCCGGCAACGCCGAACTGCGGGATGCCTGGGCGGAGGCAAGCGCCGAGGGCCGGCGCGACATTCTGGAACAGATCGCGTCATCGCCCTTGCCGGAAGAGCTGGCCACGGAGCCCACGGTCGACATAGAATGA
- a CDS encoding PAS domain-containing sensor histidine kinase: protein MAKAEPWAAMPTGGIFARWRRRQGGGIGVAGNAKIIAAPAYEQLLAIEPYLRRAIPILIVIFLLIIAAARAFSLMSWRDDIERDVKTVLAITAANLAQSMSLTQSAGADPLEPREAVRLIDAANRHLAAGGGWVLAVTDDRFKVIASSQRGHDLNGRNLETVFSGGQPLFMFGERAGVLDVRIGSADWLAAINVMEGGGAAVALASRDAVFGKWRKSVSLNATLFVLTASVLMAILYAYFSQAARAQAADRIYLEAHQRIDLALVRGKCGLWDWDMGRGKMYWSRSMYEMLGYEAADVMLSFGDVAAIIHPDDGDLFELANRIVARETDQIDQVFRMRHASGNWVWMRARAQVVDPDSQEIHLIGIAVDVTEQRTLVQQSEAADQRLRTAIENITESFVLWDSAERLVMCNTKYQQYTGLDPAEIVPGVRRADIEARMNSIRSERRLAGSADPRAGVTFERQLANGRWLQVTELKTRDGGTVSVGTDISQLKQHQEKLVDSERRLMATIHDLSVARRAEQERSRELVELNRKYMRETERAEAANRAKSEFLANMSHELRTPLNAIIGFSELMQQGLFGPLGSDRYDEYVGDIYSSGTYLLGVINDILDMSKIEAGQFSVDRERIDLCPLIRETVRVVALQADKKQIEVRTRIPDSISLYADRRAIKQVVINLLSNAVKFTGEGGHITLRARRTSKAVVLTIEDSGCGIPREALRKLGRPFEQVQNQFSKNHTGSGLGLAISRSLTELHGGALKIRSTQGVGTVVSVRIPVAEQARAA from the coding sequence ATGGCGAAGGCGGAGCCGTGGGCGGCCATGCCCACGGGGGGCATATTTGCGCGCTGGCGCAGGCGGCAGGGAGGCGGCATCGGTGTCGCCGGCAATGCCAAGATCATCGCCGCGCCGGCCTACGAACAGCTTCTTGCCATCGAGCCCTATCTGCGCCGCGCGATCCCCATACTCATCGTCATTTTTCTGCTGATCATCGCGGCGGCGCGGGCCTTCTCGCTGATGAGCTGGCGCGACGACATCGAGCGCGACGTCAAGACCGTGTTGGCCATCACCGCTGCGAACCTGGCGCAGTCCATGTCGCTCACGCAGAGCGCGGGCGCCGACCCCCTGGAGCCGCGCGAGGCCGTGCGGCTGATCGATGCCGCAAACCGGCACCTGGCGGCAGGCGGTGGCTGGGTGCTGGCGGTGACCGACGACCGGTTCAAGGTCATCGCCTCCTCGCAGCGCGGGCATGATCTGAACGGAAGGAACCTGGAGACGGTTTTCTCCGGAGGGCAGCCGCTCTTCATGTTCGGCGAACGCGCCGGCGTGCTGGACGTGCGGATAGGCAGCGCCGACTGGCTGGCTGCCATCAATGTCATGGAAGGCGGCGGCGCGGCAGTGGCGCTTGCCTCGCGCGATGCGGTCTTCGGCAAGTGGCGCAAATCGGTGTCGCTCAACGCGACCCTGTTCGTTCTGACGGCCAGCGTGCTGATGGCGATCCTCTACGCCTATTTCAGCCAGGCCGCGCGGGCGCAGGCGGCGGACCGCATATATCTGGAGGCGCACCAGCGCATCGATCTGGCGCTGGTGCGCGGCAAATGCGGCCTGTGGGACTGGGACATGGGCCGCGGCAAGATGTACTGGTCGCGATCCATGTACGAGATGCTGGGCTATGAGGCGGCGGACGTCATGCTGTCCTTCGGCGACGTCGCGGCGATCATCCATCCCGACGATGGCGATCTTTTCGAACTGGCCAACCGCATCGTGGCGCGGGAGACCGACCAGATCGACCAGGTCTTCCGCATGCGGCACGCCAGCGGAAACTGGGTGTGGATGCGCGCCCGCGCACAGGTCGTCGATCCCGACTCGCAGGAAATCCACCTCATCGGCATCGCCGTCGACGTGACGGAGCAGCGCACGCTGGTCCAGCAATCGGAAGCTGCGGACCAGCGGCTGCGCACTGCGATCGAGAACATCACCGAATCCTTCGTGCTTTGGGATTCGGCTGAGCGGCTCGTCATGTGCAACACGAAGTATCAGCAATATACCGGGCTCGATCCGGCCGAGATCGTGCCGGGCGTGCGACGCGCCGACATCGAGGCGCGCATGAACTCGATCCGCTCCGAGCGCCGCTTGGCCGGGTCGGCCGATCCGCGCGCGGGCGTGACCTTCGAGCGCCAGCTTGCGAACGGGCGCTGGCTGCAGGTGACGGAACTGAAAACCCGCGATGGCGGCACGGTGTCCGTCGGCACGGACATCAGCCAGTTGAAGCAGCACCAGGAAAAGCTGGTCGACAGCGAGCGGCGCCTGATGGCGACGATCCACGATCTGAGCGTGGCGCGGCGGGCCGAGCAGGAGCGGTCGCGCGAATTGGTCGAACTCAACCGGAAATATATGCGCGAGACCGAGCGCGCCGAGGCGGCGAACAGGGCGAAGTCCGAGTTCCTCGCCAACATGTCCCACGAGCTGCGCACCCCGCTCAACGCGATCATCGGCTTTTCGGAACTGATGCAGCAGGGCCTTTTCGGCCCGCTGGGCTCGGATCGCTACGACGAATATGTCGGCGACATCTATTCGAGCGGCACTTATCTGCTGGGCGTCATCAACGACATCCTCGACATGTCGAAGATCGAAGCAGGCCAGTTTTCCGTCGACAGGGAACGCATCGACCTTTGCCCGCTCATCCGCGAGACCGTGCGGGTGGTGGCGCTGCAGGCCGACAAGAAGCAGATCGAGGTCCGCACGAGGATTCCCGATTCCATTTCGCTTTATGCCGATCGCCGCGCCATCAAGCAGGTGGTCATCAACCTCCTTTCCAATGCAGTCAAATTCACCGGCGAAGGCGGGCACATAACGCTGCGGGCGCGGCGGACCTCGAAGGCGGTGGTCCTGACCATCGAGGATTCGGGCTGCGGCATTCCGCGCGAGGCGCTCAGGAAACTGGGCCGCCCGTTCGAGCAGGTGCAGAACCAGTTCTCAAAGAACCACACGGGCTCCGGCCTCGGCCTTGCGATCTCGCGCTCGCTGACGGAGTTGCATGGCGGCGCGCTCAAGATCCGCTCGACCCAAGGGGTCGGCACGGTCGTTTCGGTCAGGATACCGGTGGCCGAGCAGGCAAGGGCCGCGTAG